A single region of the Nicotiana sylvestris chromosome 6, ASM39365v2, whole genome shotgun sequence genome encodes:
- the LOC138870504 gene encoding uncharacterized protein, with translation MSKELLSGILFHSNALLVWKELQKRFNKVNGSRLYSLHKEIFTLTQGTSSVLVYYSRLKDLWDEYDSMMPPPSCDYEKSKDFAVHLQYQCLLQFLIGLNEGYSQARSQILMKSKVINVNQAYALIIQDKSQKLVAESNYVTTETMELAALFTARNNVPKQKRSWGIECDYCHGKGHTRDGSFKSKAKANVVDGHSMQPETNATNQGNINSTNTAASMITQEQYNMLFNMLSKASISETSANLAVDAGATNHMTRNESLLLDNGKVESAGNVQMPTGESTKVTKIGNSPLG, from the exons ATGAGCAAAGAATTGCTAAGTGGAATTCTGTTTCATTCTAATGCACTCCTAGTTTGGAAGGAATTGCAGAAGAGGTTCAATAAGGTGAATGGATCACGTTTGTATTCTCTTCACAAGGAGATCTTTACCTTAACACAAGGAACATCATCTGTGTTAGTGTACTATTCGAGGTTGAAGGATTTATGGGATGAATATGACTCAATGATGCCACCTCCTTCATGTGACTATGAGAAATCAAAAGATTTTGCAGTGCATTTACAATATCAATGCCTATTGCAGTTTTTAATAGGACTGAATGAAGGTTATAGTCAGGCAAGGAGTCAAATCTTAATGAAATCTAAAGTGATTAATGTGAATCAAGCGTATGCCTTGATTATTCAAGATAAGAGCCAAAAACTTGTGGCAGAAAGTAACTATGTCACAACTGAAACAATGGAATTAGCTGCATTATTCACAGCCAGAAATAATGTGCCTAAACAGAAGAGAAGTTGGGGTATAGAATGTGACTATTGTCATGGAAAGGGTCACACAAGAGATGGAT CCTTTAAGTCCAAGGCCAAAGCTAATGTGGTGGATGGACATTCTATGCAGCCTGAGACTAATGCAACCAATCAAGGAAACATCAATTCTACTAACACTGCTGCTTCAATGATCACACAAGAACAATACAATATGTTGTTCAACATGCTTAGCAAGGCGTCCATATCTGAAACAAGTGCAAACTTAGCAG TGGACGCAGGAGCTACTAATCATATGACAAGAAATGAAAGTTTGTTGTTGGATAATGGTAAAGTAGAAAGTGCTGGAAATGTGCAAATGCCCACAGGAGAGTCTACTAAAGTGACCAAGATAGGAAACAGTCCTTTGGGATGA
- the LOC138870505 gene encoding uncharacterized protein yields the protein MFAKPLILYIAAQERSLGALLDQENEEGKEQALYYLSRTLIGVEMNYTPAEKICLALLYAIKKLRHYFEAYTIKRISRADPVKFVISRPVLSGRLARWSILFDQYEITYIPQKAVKGQALANFLADHPLPAEWAFLDEFLDEDVLFIEEFPPWTMFFDGSARRNGAGAGVVLISPERQVLPFSFVLGETCSNNTAEYQALIVGLEMALEMKILQLEIYDDSKLIINQLLGSYEVKKKDLLPYHEYASGLLEKFDRVLLNHVPREKNRKADALANLATTMSLGENESTKVYVGHRWVIPRLLDLQINESQHTFI from the coding sequence ATGTTTGCGAAGCCATTGATACTCTACATTGCGGCACAAGAACGTTCACTTGGAGCACTACTTGATCAAGAGAATGAGGAAGGAAAGGAACAAGCCTTGTACTACCTTAGCCGAACTCTGATAGGAGTTGAGATGAACTATACGCCTGCTGAGAAAATATGCTTAGCGTTACTTTATGCGATAAAGAAGCTAAGGCATTATTTTGAAGCATACACCATCAAACGCATCTCTCGAGCAGATCCCGTGAAGTTCGTGATAAGTCGACCTGTTCTTTCTGGACGCCTAGCAAGATGGTCCATATTGTTTGACCAATATGAGATCACATACATACCTCAAAAAGCTGTGAAAGGACAAGCACTAGCCAATTTTCTGGCTGATCACCCTCTTCCGGCGGAATGGGCATTTTTGGATGAGTTTCTAGATGAAGACGTTTTGTTCATCGAAGAGTTTCCACCATGGACAATGTTTTTTGATGGATCTGCACGTCGTAATGGTGCGGGGGCAGGTGTGGTGTTGATTTCTCCAGAAAGACAagtcttgccattctcctttgttTTAGGTGAAACATGCTCCAACAATACCGCAGAGTACCAAGCTTTGATCGTCGGTCTCGAAATGGCATTAGAAATGAAGATTCTACAGTTGGAGATCTACGACGACTCTAAGCTGATCATCAACCAACTTTTGGGGAGTTACGAGGTAAAGAAAAAAGATCTATTGCCATACCATGAATACGCTTCTGGTTTACTTGAAAAATTCGACCGAGTGTTATTAAACCACGTCCCAAGAGAAAAAAATCGCAAGgctgatgctttggctaactTGGCCACGACGATGTCACTTGGAGAGAATGAGTCAACAAAGGTATATGTGGGTCATCGATGGGTTATTCCTAGACTTCTGGATCTTCAAATCAACGAAAGCCAACATACGTTTATTTGA